In Suncus etruscus isolate mSunEtr1 chromosome 2, mSunEtr1.pri.cur, whole genome shotgun sequence, the genomic stretch GATAATGTGGTGACAGAATTTATTCTCCTAGGCCTACCTCATCCTCCAAATCTGAAAATCCTCTTCTTCCTGGTCTTTCTCCTCATTTACATCTTGACTCAGCTGGGAAACCTCCTCATTCTGCTTACCGTATGGGCTGATCCAAAACTCCATGCACGTCCTATGTACATTCTTCTGGGCGTGCTCTCTTTCCTGGACATGTGGCTGTCCTCAGTCATTGTTCCTCGTCTGATTTTAGATTTTACTCCAGCCAGTAAAGCTATCCCATATGGTGGGTGTGTAGCTCAATTATATTTCTTTCACTTCCTAGGCAGCACCCAATGCTTCCTCTACACCTTGATGGCTTATGACAGGTACCTGGCCATATGTCTGCCCCTGCGCTACCCTGTGCTCATGAATGGAAGTTTATGCACCATCCTTGTGGCTGGAGCTTGGATAGCTGGTTCCATCCATGGTTCTATCCAGGTCACCCTGACCTTCCGCCTACCATACTGTGGGCCCAATGAggtagattattttatttgtgacaTCCCTGCAGTATTGAGACTGGCCTGTGCTGACACAACTATCAATGAATTGGTGACATTTGTGGACATTGGGGTAGTGGCTGCCAGTTGCTTTATGTTGATTCTGCTCTCCTATGCCAATATAGTTTATGCCATCCTAAAGATAAACACTGCTGATGGACGGCGCCGGGCCTTTTCCACCTGTGGCTCCCACCTGACTGTGGTCACAATCTACTATGTCCCCTGTATTTTCATCTACCTTCGTGCTGGATCTAAGAGTCCCCTAGATGGGGCAGTGGCTGTGTTTTACACTGTTGTCACACCATTACTGAACCCCCTTATATACACACTG encodes the following:
- the LOC126001381 gene encoding olfactory receptor 10G2, translated to MGKIQNTSLDNVVTEFILLGLPHPPNLKILFFLVFLLIYILTQLGNLLILLTVWADPKLHARPMYILLGVLSFLDMWLSSVIVPRLILDFTPASKAIPYGGCVAQLYFFHFLGSTQCFLYTLMAYDRYLAICLPLRYPVLMNGSLCTILVAGAWIAGSIHGSIQVTLTFRLPYCGPNEVDYFICDIPAVLRLACADTTINELVTFVDIGVVAASCFMLILLSYANIVYAILKINTADGRRRAFSTCGSHLTVVTIYYVPCIFIYLRAGSKSPLDGAVAVFYTVVTPLLNPLIYTLRNQDVKSALKRITTGCGATSENK